The Alnus glutinosa chromosome 8, dhAlnGlut1.1, whole genome shotgun sequence DNA segment GATAAGGGTTGTAACCGACTTGGTAAGACTGAGCACGAACCACATTTGGAGGTTGTACCATCTGTCTGCTAGCATACATGGGTCCGCCATTTTGATGAAGTCCAGCTGATGGATAGTTTACATTCCTGGAATACTCTCCTTTACTGTGGGCAAGTACTGGTCGATTATTTCGGTCATAATTTTGAGGATGAGACTGGCCTATTGCTGGAATGGTGGGCTGCGGATGAAACATATGGTGGATTATATATACCCATCCTCATGGTAAACTAGAGCAGTGGGggaatttgaatttgaagatTGATGGTGACCTCGAGGAGGTTGAAATGTTCTTGATGGCGGTATTCTATTATACACCTGATCGTTTTGATAGGAAGCCAGCGGTGGGCGGTAAGGAGGCACAGGGTAAGATGATGCCATGATGgtgaagaacaagaagaaactcCGTGTCGtcgaggaaaagaaaaaaaagacagatAAAGAAGAACGCGGAGTCGtggagggaaaaggaaaaaaaaaaaaaaaaaaaaaaaaaaaaaagtgcaaaaggtggagataaaagaataaaaaaagaaaagacagatACAAACGCTATATACAGAGGGTAATAATTGGGAGAAGGGCAGAATTTCCGGATTTCATCCGAAAATTTGGCTTATGgatggcatttttgtaattataaataattacaaGAATGCCATTCATAagccaaattttataattacAAGAATGCCATCCATAAGCCAAATTTTTGGATGAAATCCGAAATTTTGCTAGTGCGTAGCACTGCTCATATACAGAGTTGTACTATTTACAGAGTTAAGCATAATTTATTATCTAGTTGAATTACATAAgtcaatgaaatttttttttgggtggggggggggggggggggggtttggggGTAAATACAGTTAATTTGAAGACCTAGTTAAAATCTATTATGTTTATATTAAGTAAGAATCAGCAACGGTGATAATTTTTCTCAGGTTTTTGAGGATTGTATATCTTGATTCACTCGAGAAAATTTAGAGTTAATGACTGTTATTTCAAGAAGAATTTGGCTTCGAAGAAATCAGCTAGTTTTTGAAGGTGTGTTTGCTCATCCCTCTGATGTCTACAAGGAGTCGGTCTTATCTTTTGCAGATTTTACTAGATGCAACTCAAGGGAAGGTCAGCAACATGCTGCCCCTCTCTCTAATTGGCAACCCCCTCCATAGGAGTTATTAAGATCAACTGGAATGCCTTTATCAACAAACAGTGGGAATGTTTTGGAATTTGGGTTATTGTCCGTGATTTTGCCGGGTGTTTTTTGGAGGCACGTTGTATGGCTAAATATGTGGTTGTTGACCCCTAGCTTGGTGGCTGAAGTTATGGCAGTTCTTGAAGCTTTCACTTTTTGCAAAGAAGGCGGATTTTTTGATGTTATCTTTGAAGGGGATGCATTACTAGTTGTTAAGGCCATTGTTGATACATCCTCCTATAATCTCTCTAGAATTGGCCATTTTGTGGATAGTATTAGAATGAAGATGAGATTTCTTCGTTGTGCTTATGTGGTTCATGCATGTTTTTCGGTTGTATAATGGTATTACTCATACACTAGCTAAGGAGGCTTCATGTAATGGTTTAGATAATTTATGGCTAGAAGATATTCCTAGATGTACTGCGGAGATAGTTCTTAGAGAACAATATACTCCCTAGATCCTGTTTGGGATTAGTTTTTTTCTCGATCAATggtagaatttgtttttttataaaaaaaaaagaaaaagtaagaatCAGCTGCATTGCAAGAAAATCTTCTTCTAAAAATACTGGCATGAGAAAAATCACCATTTTtgttgatttaaataaataaataaaagttgttTTTTTGGCAATTAAGGAGAAAGGCCTAATCAAGTTACATACCCGATATGCTACTTTCATGTTTGAGATTTTATCTAACATATTTAACATGTGCATGTAATGTCACGAAGTAAATTTgttgtcatattatttaaaaaatttaaatgacttGGCATTATATAActtgttaaatacaacaaaataaaattttaattaagatATGATTCGAATCCATTTCATTTGACATGGAGAGGATCTTTGTCCGCTCTGTCTGATGTTCATTACAAAATCTTTCCTTCGAACGCAATTACTGCAATGATGAAAAGCGTTTCCAATTGAGTTCAgatttaattcaaattttttacaagaacgagaaagagaataaaattaaatctgaaccgttaaaaaaaatataagagatCATCATGAAACTTGGGCACTGGGCGTCCAAAACTTTCTAGCAAAAGGCGACGGTTTATACATTTTGACGTTGTATATGAGTCTAGTGCACAAGACAACGGGATTTTATACTGAATTCAGGCAACAAGAGTTTTGTATATACATTAAGGCATGGAAGAAACAATTAACCAGTTCGTCATCTGGACATGCACGCAGTCACAGCAACCAATATCCTTGTTCAGCAAAGGATGACAACCATTCGGTGAAGGCTTTTATTACTAGAAAGATGACGTCAATATGCATGCTTCTCCTCTCTTGCATCTGACGCAGTGTCTTGATATGAAAGTAATCTCGtgaaaagaattgaaaagtTCTGGCGGAGCCATTAAATGACAATGTGAAGATAGATCAACAACCCTACAAAGAGCCGGTGTATCGATCTAATTACTAGTATTACAAAACTCCATAGATAGCATCATCAATGCCCACCAGGAGTAGAGTTATTATGAGTTCTCACATGTCTTTTCTTGTACTTCCAGAACTCatctttctttcccttcttcttAGCTTTCAACAAACCCATTTGGCTATTAATTATACCAAGTATAGCACTCTTGTCCTTCCTGTTCTTTGTTGCGACTTTTACATTCAAAATTGCCCTGAGCTTTTGATATGACTTGGCATCTGGCACTTGTCCACTTTTTACCATCTTTTTGTGATAAAAAAATGCCCTCCTGAAATCACGAACACGGACACAGGCATAGATTATGGTTGAATAAGTGATAGAATCGGGTTTTAGATTCAGCGCAGCCATCTCGTTCAACAGTTGCGGCAACTTCGAGTGTTGCCCTCCCCGTGCATATGCATTCATCAGCATGTTATATGTCATGACAGTTGGCTGCAAGCCTATCTTTGAAAATTCAGAGATCACATCTCTTGCTTCAATGTACTGACCTTGCTTAGCAAATCCATCCAGAAGAATGTTGAATGTCACCCGAGTCCCTTCAACTTTCTCACTGTTCATCAATTTCCATATTTTCATCAATGTCTGGGTGTCACCAGTGCGCCTAAATGCGTCCAGCAAAGCAGTATAGGTTTCTATTGAGGGTTTTATTCTTTCCCTTTGCATGTTCTCAAATGTGGTATAAGCTTTCTCATGCCAGCCACTGATCGAATAAGCATGGATAAGAGCTGTGTAAGAATGTGAAGTAGGTTTTATACCAACTTTCTTCATCCTCAAAAATGCATCTGCAGCCATGTCGCTCATCTTCTTCTGCCTCCCATATGCACTAATGAGGCACGTATATGATTTGGCATTTGGCTTCAAGCCCATATCCTGCATTTCTAGCAGCAGCTTCTCAATGACCTCAGGCTGCATTCGTCTGCTGTACGCGTCCATTAGAGTGTTATACGTGGCAGATGTTGGTTTCAGCCCTTTCAATTTCATCTCAGCGAAAAGACCTTCAGCTTCTTCAATTTGGTTGGATTTACCAAAAGCATCCATTAAAGTGTTGTACACTATGGTATTTGAGAAGATCCCTTTCTTTGCCATTTCGGCTTGGATGATAAGGGCTTCATACTTCAGGCCCTCATCACAGAATGATTTAATTAGGGCACCCAAGACCTCTACACTCCATTTGATTCCTTTCCTGTTCATTCTCTCAAAGAATTCCCACGAATCTTTTGCACTACGGCCAGTTTTTCTCATGATTGTAATCAGAATAGAACATGTCACGTGATCTGGACGAACATTATTTGTTTCCATTGCGTTGTACACGTTCCACGCATCATCATACCTGAGATAGGCACACATCAAAATTGAGCTCTAGCAAATTGCAACATACTTTGCAGCCTTTCCTCTATATAAGAACCTTTTTGTGTGTGTGGCTgtgttggagagagagagagagttgtttCAATGTTAAGAAACTACATAATCATAGTTGCATAAAACTTCATATGTAAATAATTCAACGACTAAGAATCacaaagtgaaaaatgaagTGGTACTCTATAATGATATAAAATCGAATGCCTTCATGTGGATTGCAAAAACTTTTGAGGACATTTTTTGTCACTCTTATTGTAACTGGATACAGACTCATCAATTGTAGTGTTTCATGGTCTTCTTAATTACTAGAGATAAGCACCAAGAAAGCTCCCACATCCATGTGCTGCATGCAGGGCGGCAGCGAGGGCTTTCACTAAACATCAAATTAAGCACAAACCAGAGCAATAATTTGCGAAGAGTATAAATTCATGTTGAATTCTTGCATGGAATAACAGCCATGATGTTGTATCACTGCATGCCACAGCTATACTCCAAAATCATGTCTTCCAGACCAATACGCCCACAAGTGATACTACTGAGACACACTATACTGTCAGAAAAGATGCATGCCTTACACTTGATTGATACATAAGCAAAAATTGGGGGATACACACTATAGAAGTGCAGTTTGACTCGATGCAAATCATTTTGTTGAGCTTCAATATCTCCTTCACAAGCATAAGTTACGAGATAACAACACACATCGACCAAAATTAGTAACCACAAGAAGTAAACAACAGCCAAGTACCAAAAATCCCATACCTTCCACTGCACAAAAGCCCTGAAATTGCGGCATTATATACATGAACATCCCTGAACTCCTTGCTGGACGGTAAGTTCCTAAACAAGACCAGCAACTTATCGCCCATCCGGGCTCTCCCCAACACCGGAAACAAAACCGAGCACGCCCGAGGCGTAAGAAGCGACCGTTCTTGCAGACTCATCCATTCAAAGAAATACAAGCAACTCATTACAAGACCTTCCTTACTCATTAAACCCAACACCTCcacacactctctctcaccAACCCTTTTCTCATAACCCCCCAATACCTCTCCCAGAGTCGTATTCTCCGGCAAGTCCCTCGCAATTCGCACAATCTCACCCACAACGCCCTCGGGCAATATGCTCGAACTCGAATTCGCAGAACccaattgttctttttcttcaatgaCTATGATTTCAGTTTCGGGTTCGGATTCGGTTTCGGGTTCCGCCTCAGATTCGATTTCGGCAGCTAGGTGCCACGAGGAGCGGCGATTCTTTTGGAGGGAGAGTTTGCCTTCGCGTTGAGGGTCTTGTGTTGAAGCTGAAGTGCGAGACTTGAAGAATCTTATCATTGGGTCTTCTgtgtcctcctcctcctcccctactccttcttcttcttcttcttcttcctcttctccttcttgGGATTCtaagtcttcttcttcttcttcttcttgtcgtTGTTTTTCTTGCAGAAAAGGGAGGAAAATGAGAGGTGAGGCATGAGAGGTGGTGGAGGTGGGTGGAGTTGCGAACAGAGAGAAGAGCTTTGGGGTTTTGGAGAGCAGTGCAAGGCACGGTTTTGAAGAGTGGTGGTTCGGATACTGACTGTGAATGAAGAGAAATGGAGGAGTGGGGGGTTGGCGCGTGAGAGCCATGGCTTTGGATAGGATGCTAGTCGGCTCACCACTGAGATTGTGGCATTGCGCTGTCGCCTGTCACAGAGCGgagttcctttttctttcagaaGGCTTGTGCCACGGTAGACCGATGGAACGGTGCGTCTTGACGAGCGGCCAGGCTACCAAACACGACAAGTCGTTAACGGCAGGGGTGGGATAAGGAATTAAGATCCCctacaatatttttaaaatcgtaacaCGATAACAATAAGaagtaaatatatttttatcattattacaTTTTATGTCGTAGAAAAGTTTTAAGCAAAAAATCgtattttagtttaataaagaataagtgtctcttcaaaagtaaaagaaaaaaaaaaattattattttggaatgatttttttttttttcctcagtaacatgtcatatctttaatatatagcattttttacATTGTTCGATGTGAAAGAGGTttgaattcatataatttgataatttaaaattgtagaggatCTTATTCCGTAGTTGAGAGAACTACCAAATTGTTAGAGCACCTCCATATAGTAGCTAAAAGGCTTATAAtagttatatttaattattatttttcatatttaataaaataagcaaaatataaattttcttttaggttATGTTTGGCACGcgaaataattattccattaagaaaaaaagaaaaagaaaaaagaaagaaataatagcCTTTATTAGGAATGAAAGAaggttaataaaataatgaccTTTGTATTAGAGTATGTAATAAGAATTTAACACTTGAAATAGTCATTACCTATGTGCAATGGGAATGTTCATTCTCTTATGGGCAATGAAAGTGGTTATTTCAAAGCTATttcatttcacatttttttatttttaataaaactattcatttttttaataaaatattcattttgtGTACTAAATGTAACCTTAGTGTCTATTTAAAATAAGCAAAATTGTAAACACTagaaaggcaaaaaaaaaattgaaaagaaacgGAAAGCCATCTAGCGAGAGAGGCGAGAGAGGAATGAGTGCGATGAAGACGATGGAGTGAGGAAGATTGTTGTGGCGTTAAagaaaactataattgaaaattaatatttaaataaagtagagagggaaataaataatatattggagtttatattgaaaaataagtaaacaaagtaaaaaaatgaGCTTgttgaatagctaaaatagctCTTGTCACGGGAGATGCTCTAATGTTTACAAGCTTTTTTACCTTTGGTTTTGGTTGAATAAACTGCATCGTTTACCTGGCCAACAAGTCATCTGCTTTTAGACGAAGCGACCTGTCATTGTAAGGATTTAgatctctacaattatttgcccAAAGTTCAAGAGCAGAAAAAATTGTAGAGGGTTGTGAGAAAGGCTTTTTGACCGAGTTGGAGGCATTTTTGCTCAAGCAACTTGTTCGAGTAGGTAAACCCCTTGCTCAGATGGATAAATCACTTGTTCGTACAAGAAGCCCCTATTAGGCAAAGGAGCCCTATTGGAACCCTCTCATAGCCTTTGCCCAATTCCAAAGATCCCAATTAATTGGGGATCCCCATCCGTTATTGTAACACCATATACACCATTTTtaaaatgagtaattctattaatacataaagtgtccataaaaaatgaggtgtcctataaaattaccatttgatcattGGGAGTGTGATTGATCAACAAATGATTTTGactaaatggtgattttaaaaaccaccctattttttgatgaatactTGATGAACATTTAATATACTAATAAAATTACTCATTTTAAATGCTCTATTGTAGGAAGTCCAGTCAGGTTGGGCTGTACAATATAATTGATACTTATTCTCTCATCCCaaccaaagtttgaaaattttttagtgaatgaaaagtaaaagagcaatgctatatattatatttttatcccacaatacTAATGTCGCAATCCCAACTATCCTTCAAATcggtcattgttaaagaaaaaaaacaaaaaacaaatgattGGCTAGCACTTAGGTGTAATAATAGTGAGATAAAAACGTAGCATATAGCATTAAAAATTCAAGTCAGCCAAATAACAATTTAGAGATCGTCCATATACAAAAGAGAAGTAACATGATGCAGCTTTATTTGAAATCCTtgcacatgagagagagagagaagatttaCCATTCATAACCTGTAGCGACATTAACCTAAGATCAAAAGCAGTGTTGCTTTCATACgcttaggaaaaattttaagcATTGTTGATTCAAAAGCAACTAGATCACTGCAGTATTAACAGTGGAGGAAAAGATCTATCAGATCAAACGGTTAATGATTTAACAACGTTACCCAGTTCCTCGGTTGAACACAAAAGCCAATTCAGCCAGAAAATAAAAGCAATGAAACTAAGGGCAATGGGCAAGCAATTGGGTTCAATGAATTCAAGTTACAGAAATAACTTTAACCGCTGAAAAGAAGACAATGCCTACTCTTGGTTGCTTACACCAGTCCCATTCGCATGTAAATTGCTCAAAGACGTCTTTTCTGCGTAGAAGTGTATCCAAATCCAATTGGTATTAAGTCCACCTCGCTTGTCCTAATCAGGGAATATGATCCTTTACATTTTGAGTCATTTCAcgattaagattttatttcacAGCATCTAAAGGTATAAATAATATCATGTGGTGAATATATTGTCATggtatttaaaaattttaaaagacgcGGCATCATTTACGCCATTAAATActgtaaaataaaatcttaaccataaaaTGACTCATCGAGGATCACCTGACCAGAGTTATAAATTATACCATATTGGGCCGTTGTGGCAATAGAAGATTATAGAACTTATCATGCAAGAAGAAACTCTTTCCCTTGCTATCGACGGCCTTTTTCCACCCACACCATCCACCATTTATGATTTTCTTGAGTTCATCATTGCCGGTGTAGTGAGGATCAAGTATAAGAAATGCACAATCTCCACTTGCTTCATTGTAATCAACTCCCAATAGGGTATATGCAAGAACACCACCACCTGCATTTTTTCGAATACTTAATAAGACAAATCtttataattcttttacaaGAAAAATGCACACGAAATCCAAAACACCTTGTAGTAAAGCCAAATATAATCTTAGTTTCCATAGGGTTTAGTGGTTtcaaaatgtgtaatttaaaaaaatagcgATTTCAAAACACGAtctttaaaaagttttgttaaGCATTTGGTGAAATCGCCATTCGGTCtttaaaatcatgcatttttaaaTATGCACCCTCCTGCCTATGGTTTGAAAACTAGGATTATTTCCACGTTTTCAAACCACCATTTCTTTCAAATAGACTCCCAAACAAGACACTTTCTGTCATTTTGTTTACAAATGCGCATTTTGGCTTATGAAATTGCGGAGCCAATCACACTCTTAATTATGAAATGAGTTTTCAGCAAGTAATTATGCTGACATGACAATGTGCAGTACTAATAAGTCACATCATCTTTTCTTTAGAGAAGCCCATAAATACACGGCaggtaaaataaaagaaaactgaCCAATCATAATGGGTGTTCCCTGATTCTCAAAGTGCAAGGCCAGCTCTCGACATCTTTCAGGAAGCTCAGCTCCAGATGTAACGTTTATCACCTTGCAGCTGACCTGTTCAAATCAGCAACAAATCCTGTCAAACCCATAAATGCACATTTGTGCGCAgatacaattcatatattttgAGTACACCACTTTGATTGTCGATGGAAAATGTCAAGCTTACTTCAATAGACACAGGATTTTTATAATTTAGTATAATTTGACAATTCATGTCATTCTTGTCAATACGCAGAGCAGGAGAACAAAAACGAATTAATATTCGCTGTGAATGAAACTTCAGAAGAAAATATACTTACACCAAGAAGTTTGTCCAAAACAAAGCTCAACTCAATCGCACCAATCCATTCACGTGACCCAATAAAAGAAGGATCCTTATCACCAATCTCTACAAGTGACTGTTGTATTTCCCTGATAAATTCAATTGGTTTGTCAGTTTTAATAACATGACACATCAGCAAGGATCCTATCATATACTTGCTATTTTGCTTTACATACATAATAGTATTCTTTAATAAAGTACAgataacagaaaaaaaaaaaaaaaaaaactgaaaaaacttGAGGTTACATAATTCATCACAATCAAACTCCAAAAGCAGCTAGTCCTGATGAGCTCAGAAGTCAAATAACTGAAAAGCAAACTACTTGACGGGGTTTtagggaaaaaaggaaaagagagaaaaaactcTAGAGCTCTATATTCTATATGGTGACCTTTTCATACCTATGTGAAGGAACATCTATGGATGTGTAGTGTTGGAGTCTGAACCATGAAATGATAGTCTGTAGAGAACGGTAAGCACAACCCCAGCCCTTGCAAGTGAAATATAAATGAATTT contains these protein-coding regions:
- the LOC133875734 gene encoding pentatricopeptide repeat-containing protein At5g50280, chloroplastic encodes the protein MALTRQPPTPPFLFIHSQYPNHHSSKPCLALLSKTPKLFSLFATPPTSTTSHASPLIFLPFLQEKQRQEEEEEEDLESQEGEEEEEEEEEGVGEEEEDTEDPMIRFFKSRTSASTQDPQREGKLSLQKNRRSSWHLAAEIESEAEPETESEPETEIIVIEEKEQLGSANSSSSILPEGVVGEIVRIARDLPENTTLGEVLGGYEKRVGERECVEVLGLMSKEGLVMSCLYFFEWMSLQERSLLTPRACSVLFPVLGRARMGDKLLVLFRNLPSSKEFRDVHVYNAAISGLLCSGRYDDAWNVYNAMETNNVRPDHVTCSILITIMRKTGRSAKDSWEFFERMNRKGIKWSVEVLGALIKSFCDEGLKYEALIIQAEMAKKGIFSNTIVYNTLMDAFGKSNQIEEAEGLFAEMKLKGLKPTSATYNTLMDAYSRRMQPEVIEKLLLEMQDMGLKPNAKSYTCLISAYGRQKKMSDMAADAFLRMKKVGIKPTSHSYTALIHAYSISGWHEKAYTTFENMQRERIKPSIETYTALLDAFRRTGDTQTLMKIWKLMNSEKVEGTRVTFNILLDGFAKQGQYIEARDVISEFSKIGLQPTVMTYNMLMNAYARGGQHSKLPQLLNEMAALNLKPDSITYSTIIYACVRVRDFRRAFFYHKKMVKSGQVPDAKSYQKLRAILNVKVATKNRKDKSAILGIINSQMGLLKAKKKGKKDEFWKYKKRHVRTHNNSTPGGH